ATCGGCTGCAAGGGCCTGGTTGCATTCTGCGAGGCGCCACATTCCAGATATTACAGGATTACAGAAGAACAGTTTAAAAACAGCAGGACGCGGATCCGGGAGATCAATGAGGACACTCTGGTGGCTTTGGCGGAGCGTGAGGCGGGCGGTTTTTATGACGCGATTCCTCCTATGGCGGTGACGATCGGGATGAAGTCGATATTGTCCGCGCGCCGGGCCGTGTATATGATCACCACAGGGTCCTGGAAAAATACAGTGATCCGGATCATGCTGCTTAACAGGGAGGTGACGCTGGAATATCCGGTGACATTTATGGTGAAGCATATTCCGGAACAGATCTTATGCTGCGATGAGCGGACGCTGGACCATCCGCTTGCACACCCGGCAGCGCTTTGGTGAGCTTATGGCGGATGTGATCGTTTTTAATAATCACGGAGTTGGGCAGAGCATCCGTCTGGAACGGCTGCCCCAGTGGGGAGAAACGGTCCAGGGTTTGGGCTGGAAGGTTGAAGAGGATGGAGGAAAAGGTTCAAATGTGGCAGTTGCTCTGGGCCGCCTGGGTGTGGATGCTGCTTTTATGGGGAAGCTGGGGGAGGATGACTGGGGACGCCAGGGGATTGGCTGGATGGAGGCTGCGGGGGTAGATGTCAGCCATGTCAGGACAACCCCGGAGGTCTCCACCTGCGCCGGGCTTGTCATAACCCGCAGCGATGGGCAAAATGCTATTATTGTGGGGAAAAGCAGCTCGGATTTCATGACAGAAGAGGAAATCTGCCGGGATATGGACGCGATGAAAGGAGCCAGGCTGTTTATCACGGGTTTTGAGATAGACAGGAAAAAGGCTCTGTTTGCAGCGCGCCGTGCGAAAAGCCTGGGCATGGTTACCATCCTGAATGCCAGCCCGCTGGACGGAACGGTAAAAGAGCGGCTGACGGGGATCGATATCCTGATCGTCAATGAGACAGAAGCGGGGATGATGCTGGAAGGCGGGATGGGACGGGAGGCAGAGCATAAGGCAAGGCTTCTGTCGAAGGTTTATGGGGTGAAAACAGTGATCGTCACACTGGGCGGAAAGGGCTGCGAGACCTGGGAATCCGGCAAAGAGACCTGGTTTCCTCCTGTGCCGGCGGAAGTGGTGGACACCACGGGAGCAGGAGATGGTTTCCTGGCGGCGTTTGCAGCGAATCTGGTCTGGGAAAAAAGCTTTGAGGAGGCATGTGCCAATGCGGGAAAGTATGCGGCTTACACGACCACGAAAAAGGGCACGGTAGCTGCATATCCGCATTACCGGAAATACAGGGCAATCCTTTCGGGGCAGGACGGGCAGGCAGGAGAGAAGTGATCAAGATGTCTGCATAAAAGCAGGGCGTGGCTAATAAGATGTAAAAAAGCTTTTCAGGGGAGAAGCCCATGAAAGATTATATCGAAGAACGTGCGGTAGCCATCGCCAATTACATCATAGACCACAATGCGACTGTGAGACAGACGGCGAAGAAATTTGGCATCAGCAAATCGACGGTACATAAGGACGTGACAGACCGGCTGGAGCACATTAACCCCACTCTGGCTGCACGGGCCAGGGTAGTCCTGGATGTGAACAAGTCAGAGCGCCATATCCGCGGCGGGCTGGCTACAAGAGAGAAGTACCAGCACCGGCTGGCGATATGCAGTAAAAAGGAAGATTAGTATTAGGTCAGTATTGGCATGACAGCGGGGGCAGAAGGCCGGAGAGAAGGCCTTTTGCCCCTTTTGTCTGCCGATGCCGTGTAAGGGTGCGGCAGTCAGTGGATGAAAACGCAAAAAAGCTTGATTTTTTTACCAGGATGTTTTATGTTGTGAATGTTATATATACAGTTCATAGATACAGAGGTAAAAAGCATGATCTTAAAAAGGCGGATTTCGGGCGCAGTAACAGATATGACAGAGGGAAATGCAGGAGAACTGATCCTGCGTTTCTCTCTTCCTTTGATCTTTGGAAACCTGTTCCAACAGCTATATGCGATCGTGGACGCGGTGGTGGTCGGTCGATATGTGGGGGTGGACGCGCTGGCTTCCATCGGCTGCATCAGCTGGGTCTGCTGGATGATCAACGCATTTCTGCGGGACTGTGCCAATGCATTCAGTATCTCTGCATCCGTCCGTGTGGGCAATCACAATGATAAGGGATTTCGCAGGATCGTGGGCAACGCTGTCCTGATCTGTGTGATTCTGGGCGCTTTGGTGACGGTTCTGCTGCTTGGCGGGATCCCGGTCATCCTGCGTCTTTTAAATGTACAGCCCAATGTGGCGCATATGACCAGGCAGTATCTGACGGTGTTTATCCTGGCGATCCCCGCCGGACTGGTGTACAGCGTTGCAACCGGGCTGCTGCGGGCGTATGGGAACAGTGGGATCACTTTTCTGTCTATGACCGTATCTACGGTGGTGAATATCGTGCTGGATCTGGTTTTTGTCCTGGGGTTCGGATGGGGCGTTCTGGGCGCGGCGGCGGCAACCTGGATCGCGCAGGCGGCTGCCATGGTGATTGCCCTGCGGGCGGTGGTGCGGGAGCCTGCCTTTTGCATCGGCAGGGAGGATCTGCGCCTGGATAAGGATCTTCTGAGAGAGCTTTTGCGGCTCTGGCTTCCGATGCTTTTTAACAGCCTGATCATCTCGGTTGGCGGATTGTTTGTAGAGAGCCGGACAAACCGGATCGGGTCTTCTTTTACAGCCGGGATAACGGCGTGTATGAAGGTGTTCAGTGTGATGGAAGCGGTGATCATGGCGATCCAGACAGGAGTCAGCGTGTATGTGGGCCAGAACCTGGGCGCAAGGCAGTTTAGGCGTATCCGGGAGGGGCTTGTAAAGCTTGTGAAGCTGGGGTTTGTCCTGACGGCGGTCATGATCCTCCTTGTTTTTGCAGTACAGCGCCAGATCCTGCCTTTGTTCCTCTCGGCGGAGGATCCGGCCGCGTATGAACGTGCATACTGGGTGGCTAATGCGGACACCCACATTATTTTACTGTCCATGCTGCTTATGACGCCCATGTATCTGCACCGGGTGACGATCCAGACCATGGGATTCTCGGTATATGCGGCGGCTGCAGGGCTTATGCAGCTTGTGATGCGGGTGGTGACGATCCAGTTTGGCCCGGCTGTGTTTGGGGAATATGCATACTTTATTCATGACGGCCTGGCCTGGCTGGCCTCCCTGCCGATCGTCGCCATACCCTGTTACCGGTATCTGCGGAAACAGATTGTCAGGGAGATCGCCAGTGGGGAGAAAAGCTTGTTTACAGATCAGAAAGAAACGGTATAATAGAACCGATGGCAGCAAATTCAGAACAGAGGAGCAAAAGAAATATGAGCAAAAAACGAATCCGCGACTACGGGATCCTGCCGGGCCGTTTGGAGACTGGAAAACGGAATAAGATCACAGATGTCCCCGGGGTGAAAGTGGGGCATTGTACCATAAAAAATGAGGAAAACCATACGGGCGTGACGGTCATCCTGCCTGGAGATGACAACAGCTTCGCGAACAAATACACGGCGGCGGCCTTTATCCACAACGGATTCGGGAAAAGCGCCGGTCTGGTCCAGGTGGAAGAGCTTGGCACTCTTGAGACGCCGGTGGCCCTGACCAACACGCTGAACGTGGGCCTGGTGTGGGACGCGGTGGCGGGATATGTGATCCAACAGTGCGAGCGGGAGCAGGTTCCGGTCACCAGTATCAATCCGGTGGTCGGCGAGTGCAATGACAGCCGGATCAACCATATCAGGCGCCGGGCGGTGCATGAGGAGCATGTAAGACGCGCGATCGCTGATGCGGCGGAGGACTTTGAGGAAGGCGGCGTGGGGGCAGGTACAGGGACGGTCTGCTACGGGCTTAAGGGCGGGATCGGTTCCGCTTCGCGCCTGGTGGAGATCGCAGGCAGGACGTATACGGTCGGCGTGCTGGTCCAGTCCAATTTCGGCGCTACCGCAGATTTCGTACTGAATGGGAAAGCAGCGGGAGAGCGGATACTGGAACTGAAGGAGGAGAAGGATCACATGGCGGAGGCGGAGCAGGATCAGGGTTCTATTATGACGATCCTGGCCACGGACCTGCCGGTGGACAGCCGCCAGTTAAAGCGGATCATCCGGCGGACGGCGGTGGGGATCGCCCGCACCGGGTCCTATACGGGCCATGGCAGCGGGGAGATCATGATCGGTTTTACTACGGCGAACCGGATCCCTGCTGCTGCGGTCGGCGGGGAAGAAGTGCTGCAGACCGTATCCGTGATCCCGGAGGATACCATCAACCGGGCATTCCAGGCGGCGGCGGAGGCTGCCCATGAGGCGATCCTAAATTCTATGGTCTGCGCGGAGACGACAAGAGGGATCGGAGGGGAGATGTATTATAGTTTGGCGGAGTTTTTGGCGAAGATAGGGTGATGTGTTGGGGGCATGAACCGAAGGGATGAGAAGAAAGCATAGGAATGGCTGAGAGCGGAGATTGACGGTAAAGGGTAACACGATAGCGTCAGGGTGTCGTGAAATGACAAGTTCCTTTATTGCGAAATTTGTGATCGAAAAAGATAAGATGTATGTGGAAAATGCAAGTCGTGCTTCTAAAGATGGCCTGATTACACCGGATAATCTGGAGCCAAATCCAAAGAATCCGATTATTGCGGCATTTTTTAGGAATATCGGGTATTCAGACCAGCTTGGTTCCGGTGTTCGAAATTTGTATAAGTATACGAAATTTTATTCCGGCAAGGAGCCACAACTAAAAGAAGGGGACATTTTTCGGATTATGGTTCCTCTTGATGATGAGTATTCCTTTGATTATGAAGTTGGAAGTGAGACTAACGGAAAAACTAACGGAAAAACTAACGTAAAGCAAATGGAAAATCTGACGCAGACAGAAAAAAGCATTTTGGAGGCGATTCGTGATAATCCAATGATCACGCAGCCGCAGCTTGCACAGAAGATTGGGATATCTGTTGAAGGAATCCGTTATTCGATCAGAGGATTGAGAAAAAAAGGAATTTTGAGCCGGATTGGATCGAATAGAAAAGGGAGTTGGTTCATTCATTGAGTATAAAATTTTCCGTCATACAGACAGCCTTCCCTGAATAGATTAGTAATAATCAATTTCATGGGGAGGCTGTTATGCGTAGAAAAATGAATGGTAAAATGCTGCTGGTTGCCTGTCTTTTGCTGTGGGCGTTTGTGGTAAGGTTTTTGACGGGCTGCAGCGTGGAAAAAGAGCACCAGGATAAAGTGCGTGATTTGGATTTTGCGGTGGTCGGCGAAACGGAACTGCCGGAGGAGCTTAAGAATCTGGTGGAAGAAAAAAAGCTGCGCCCTTTAAGCTGACCTACAGCAACGACCAGGGACTTTACATAGCGGTGGGATACGGAGAGCAGCCGACGGGCGGATACAGTATCTCCGTAAATGAGCTTTATCTGACGGAAAATTCCATCGTGATCGATACGGAACTGAAAGGGCCGGAAAAAGGTGAGGAAGTAGGCGTTGAGAAATCCTATCCTTATATTGTGGTTCAGACGGAATATCTGGAAAATCCGGTGATCTTCCAGTAGAGATAAACGCTCGAGCCGGACAGCCAGAAAAAACCGGCATATTGAGAGAGAACGGGCGTCGTTATCATCTGATCTGTTGAATTTAGAAGCTTGAAGGACAAAGTGATAACGATCGCCTGGTTGTATTGTGTTTGGCTTTTTCGTTATCGTTTTGCGGCTGCGGCCTATGGGCGTAGTTCGCGGCTTCGGTTTATATCTTTGGTTTACAGAATAATCTCCAGCGCAATCTATAGCGCAATCTCCGTCATAATCTGTTATTGGAATTTTCTTCCATACATCTCCGCATAAATAAAATAAGTAAAATTTTATCAACTTAAAAAAGAAAAAATAAAATAAACTGAAAATATAAGCGAAAATTATGGTAAATATAGCCAAAAACAACACTACAAATTCATGCAAAACAGAAAAACACACAACTGATTTGGTAAAATTATTGATTATTTTACCAAAATATAGTATCCTGAATTTACCAAATATAGAGGAGGATTTAACATGAAGAAAGGTGTTGTAAAGGTAGCGGCGTTAGGTCTTGCGGCGGCGATGGCGCTGTCAGGCTGCGGTGGCGGCGGAAGCGGCAAGGAAGCGGAGGGCGGTAAAGTGAAGCTTCGTTTCGCATCCTGGGACAGTGCGGAGG
This portion of the Clostridium sp. AN503 genome encodes:
- a CDS encoding ribokinase, with product MSGRWTIRLHTRQRFGELMADVIVFNNHGVGQSIRLERLPQWGETVQGLGWKVEEDGGKGSNVAVALGRLGVDAAFMGKLGEDDWGRQGIGWMEAAGVDVSHVRTTPEVSTCAGLVITRSDGQNAIIVGKSSSDFMTEEEICRDMDAMKGARLFITGFEIDRKKALFAARRAKSLGMVTILNASPLDGTVKERLTGIDILIVNETEAGMMLEGGMGREAEHKARLLSKVYGVKTVIVTLGGKGCETWESGKETWFPPVPAEVVDTTGAGDGFLAAFAANLVWEKSFEEACANAGKYAAYTTTKKGTVAAYPHYRKYRAILSGQDGQAGEK
- the spoIIID gene encoding sporulation transcriptional regulator SpoIIID, which produces MKDYIEERAVAIANYIIDHNATVRQTAKKFGISKSTVHKDVTDRLEHINPTLAARARVVLDVNKSERHIRGGLATREKYQHRLAICSKKED
- a CDS encoding MATE family efflux transporter: MILKRRISGAVTDMTEGNAGELILRFSLPLIFGNLFQQLYAIVDAVVVGRYVGVDALASIGCISWVCWMINAFLRDCANAFSISASVRVGNHNDKGFRRIVGNAVLICVILGALVTVLLLGGIPVILRLLNVQPNVAHMTRQYLTVFILAIPAGLVYSVATGLLRAYGNSGITFLSMTVSTVVNIVLDLVFVLGFGWGVLGAAAATWIAQAAAMVIALRAVVREPAFCIGREDLRLDKDLLRELLRLWLPMLFNSLIISVGGLFVESRTNRIGSSFTAGITACMKVFSVMEAVIMAIQTGVSVYVGQNLGARQFRRIREGLVKLVKLGFVLTAVMILLVFAVQRQILPLFLSAEDPAAYERAYWVANADTHIILLSMLLMTPMYLHRVTIQTMGFSVYAAAAGLMQLVMRVVTIQFGPAVFGEYAYFIHDGLAWLASLPIVAIPCYRYLRKQIVREIASGEKSLFTDQKETV
- a CDS encoding P1 family peptidase, giving the protein MSKKRIRDYGILPGRLETGKRNKITDVPGVKVGHCTIKNEENHTGVTVILPGDDNSFANKYTAAAFIHNGFGKSAGLVQVEELGTLETPVALTNTLNVGLVWDAVAGYVIQQCEREQVPVTSINPVVGECNDSRINHIRRRAVHEEHVRRAIADAAEDFEEGGVGAGTGTVCYGLKGGIGSASRLVEIAGRTYTVGVLVQSNFGATADFVLNGKAAGERILELKEEKDHMAEAEQDQGSIMTILATDLPVDSRQLKRIIRRTAVGIARTGSYTGHGSGEIMIGFTTANRIPAAAVGGEEVLQTVSVIPEDTINRAFQAAAEAAHEAILNSMVCAETTRGIGGEMYYSLAEFLAKIG
- a CDS encoding winged helix-turn-helix transcriptional regulator translates to MTSSFIAKFVIEKDKMYVENASRASKDGLITPDNLEPNPKNPIIAAFFRNIGYSDQLGSGVRNLYKYTKFYSGKEPQLKEGDIFRIMVPLDDEYSFDYEVGSETNGKTNGKTNVKQMENLTQTEKSILEAIRDNPMITQPQLAQKIGISVEGIRYSIRGLRKKGILSRIGSNRKGSWFIH
- a CDS encoding protease complex subunit PrcB family protein; translated protein: MGYGEQPTGGYSISVNELYLTENSIVIDTELKGPEKGEEVGVEKSYPYIVVQTEYLENPVIFQ